In Aegilops tauschii subsp. strangulata cultivar AL8/78 chromosome 3, Aet v6.0, whole genome shotgun sequence, one genomic interval encodes:
- the LOC141042419 gene encoding uncharacterized protein encodes MGTVVERVQSAKSGLTKACTSLLTCFEASMLAATSHSAKVSKLKQSLERAEEELDRVKKQLEDKQGAATEVETLKNSLAEAQKRAAKEQAAREKHEARVGEVQQELQDTVKKCESLERKISDQESELAKAHQSAQEAQVEAQGALQKIQEARKIAAGKAFIMQSKFVKKRYLLLTRIWSTPGAFADLPCSVADAAEFFRAEEGLNGEAVLVAIPCARASGAL; translated from the exons atgggtacggtggttgagagggttcagtccgctaagagtggactgaccaaagcctgcaccagccttctaacatgctttgag gcgtcgatgctggctgcgacctcccattctgccaaagtctccaaactgaagcagagtctggagcgggccgaggaagagctcgacCGTGTGAAAAAACAgctagaggacaagcaag GAGCTGCGACcgaggtggagaccctcaagaaCTCGCTTGCCGAGGCCCAGAAGAGAGCGGcaaaggaacaagccgcccgcgaaaaacacgaggcaagggtcggggaggtccaacaggagctccaggacaccgtaaagaaatgcgagtccttggagcgcaagatttcggaccaagagtccgaacttgctaaggcccaCCAGAGCGCACAAGAGGCAcaggttgaagcccagggcgccctccagaaaatccaggaggccaggaaaatcgcggcgggtaaggcctttattatgcagagcaaatttgtgaagaaaaggtacctcttactgacccggatttggagtactccaggagcgtttgcggatctgccatgcagtgttgctgatgctgcggagttcttccgagccgaagaggggctcaatggagaagctgttctggtcgcaataccttgcgccagagcatccggtgccctttag